In the genome of Bacillus thuringiensis, the window GAAAAGAAGGTTGCCATGTACATAATGGAGAATGCAGAGATTGTTCCGAACTTAACGACGAAAGAAGTGTCAACGAATGCAGGCGCAAGTGAGGCGAGTGTCGTTCGTTTTTGTAAGTCGATTGGGATCGGAAGTTTTAAAGCATTTAAGATAGCACTCGTTCGTGAATTAACGATTGCTGATTATAATATTAACGATTTTTCAGTGATGAATACGGAAGATGGACCGTACGATTTGTTTAATAAAGTCACTTATGTGAATAAAGCTGCAATTGAGGCGAGCGTTACTGCGATAGATAAGAAGGAACTTGAGAAAGCTGCAGATCGTATTGTCAATGCGGGCAAAATTATATTTTACGGCGTAGGTGGATCAGCTACGCCAGCAATGGATGGGGCGTATAAATTTACACGGCTTGGATTTACAGCGATGATGCTATCTGATTTTCATATGATGTTGCCGCTTGTGACGAATTTAAAAGAAGGCGATATATTTGTTGCGATTTCAACATCTGGTCGAACGAGAGATGTGCTTGAAATGGCGCAGTATGCAAAGAGACAAGGTGCAACTGTTATTGGAATTACGAAGCTAGATCAATCATCCCCCTTATATAAAGAAGTGGACATTCGTCTTTGTATGCCAGATGTAGAACAAGATCATCGTATTGCAAGTATTGCGTCGAGAATGACGCAACTGAATATGATTGATGCTTTATATGTGATTACTTTCAACCGAATTGGTAATAAAGTATTGGATCAATTTATGGAGACGCGAGAAGAAGCGTTGCGGTTACGGAAGTTAAAGTAGAAGAAAAGATGAGGAGACTCATCTTTTTTTATCCCGCTATTTGCCGGGCAGTAAGACCCCCACTTCAAAATTCAGCGGAAGCAAAGAAGTTAGGTGGGGGATCAACTGCCCGTAAAAGCCCGATTGGTGCGGGCTAATAATCAGTGGGGATGAACAAAACCCCCACTGATTAAAGTTTCACTTTATTATCTTTGACAAAAATATGTCATGTTGTGAAATTTTATTTCATAAAATAAGAAAGGGTTATTGATTTTTAGTTTCTTAAAGTTATAATAAAAGTGTGAAATATAATTTCAAAGAGGGTGGAAATATGTTAGAAAATTTATCGACAGAACATCGTAATGAGAAAACAATGAATCTGGATGAAATGAGCATAAAAGAAGTGTTGCAAAGTATGAATGAAGAAGATCGAACTGTTGCGTTAGCAGTTGAAAAAGAGATAGAACAAATTGAAAAGGTTGTACAGACTGTTATTAAATCTTTTGAAGAAGAGGGACGCTTAATTTACATTGGTGCTGGTACGAGTGGTCGTTTAGGTATTCTAGATGCAGTGGAATGTCCGCCGACATTTGGCACGGATGATAAAATGGTGCAAGGATTTATAGCAGGTGGATTGAAAGCGTTTACTAAGGCGGTGGAAGGTGCCGAAGATCGCGAAGAGTTAGCAGAAGAAGATTTAAAAAGTATTGGATTAAATGAGAAAGATACAGTGATTGGAATTGCTGCAAGTGGTAGAACTCCTTACGTAATTGGCGGCTTGAAATACGCACAGAGCGTAGGAGCGAGTACAGCAAGTATTTCTTGTAATAAAAATGCTGAAATAAGTAAATATGCAAAGTTAAATGTAGAAGTAGAGACAGGTGCAGAAATATTAACAGGATCAACGCGTTTAAAAGCTGGTACAGCACAAAAATTAGTGCTGAATATGATTTCAACAGCTTCGATGATTGGTGTAGGAAAAGTATATAAAAACTTAATGGTAGATGTTCAATCCACAAATGAAAAGTTAGTAGAACGGTCAAAACGAATTATTGTGGAAGCAACAGGCGCTAGTTATGAAGTAGCGGCAGAGTATTATGAAAAGGCAGAACGTAACGTAAAAGCTGCCATTGTTATGGTGTTGTTGCAGTGTGAGTATGGGGAAGCACTGGAGAAACTAAAATACGCAAAAGGGTTTGTGAAGAAAGCACTATAAAATAATAGGGAGGGGGATTCTATTATGAAGAAAGAAGAGAGAATGGCCAAGGAAATTTCGGAGCAACTTGGGGGAATAAAAAACATTCGTAGTATTGCTCATTGTATGACGAGACTACGTTTAACGCTTCATGATGAAAGTAAAGTAAACATGGACCTTTTGAAAAAAGTTGAAGGTGTTATGGGTGTTATAGAAGATGAGACGCTTCAAGTTGTCGTTGGCCCAGGAACAGTAAATAAAGTAGCAGCTAAAATGGAAGGTTTGACAGGACTACGAATTGGTGAGGTAGCAGATCATCACCTTGAAGATATTGGGCAAGAGATGAAGTCAGAGATTAAGAAGAAAAATAATACCCCAGTGAAAAACTTTTTACGAAAAATAGGAAGTATTTTTATTCCGTTAATTCCGGGGCTTGTTGCGTCAGGAATTATAAACGGGGTTGCTAACTTTGCGAAAAACGCTGGTGCTGATCCAAATGCAACGTGGTTACAAATGTTACTACTCATTGGCGGCGGTATCTTTACATTCTTAGGAATTTTAGTTGGTTGGAATACAGCGAAAGAATTTGGCGGGACACCGGTTCTTGGGGCAATTGCTGGTATTTTAATTTTTAACCCGGCGATGGCAAACGTAAAATTGTTTGGTGAAGCATTAGTGCCCGGACGGGGCGGATTGTTTGCAGTAATTTTTGCAGCATGGCTTATGGTTGTAGTGGAAAGACAAGTTCGAAAAGCAGTGCCAAATGCAGTTGATATTATCGTGACACCACTTATTACTGTATTAGTTGTAAGTATCGTAACGATGTTAGCCATTCAGCCATTAGCAGGTTTCTTATCAGATGGTATTACGAGCGGAATTAATGCTATTTTAAATATTGGCGGAGCATTTGCTGGCGCAGTACTTGCGGGAACATTTTTACCTCTCGTTATGGTCGGATTACATCACGGTTTAACACCAATTCATATGGAATTTATTAATCAAACACACGTAACACCTTTATTACCGGTACTCGCAATGGCTGGTGCTGGCCAAGTGGGCGCAGCGATTGCAATTTATGTAAAAACAAAAAATAAACGACTTCGTAATGTGATTAAAGGTGGATTGCCAGTTGGCTTTTTAGGAATTGGTGAGCCGTTATTATACGGGGTTACATTACCACTTGGGAAACCGTTTATTACTGCTTGTTTAGGAGCGGCTGTCGGTGGTGCATTCCAAGCAGTTATGCAAACGGCTTCACTTGGAATTGGCGTATCAGGGCTATCTTTAATTCCGTTAATTGCTGACAATAAATATTTACTATATTTCTTAGGTTTAGTAATTGCATATGCTTTCGGATTTATCTTCACGTACTTCTTCGGATTTAAAGAAGAAATGGCAGAAAACATATAGAGAAAGGGATTCCTTTCTCTTTTTCTATTAATAGAAAGGGAGATTTATATGATCGGAGTTTCCATTTATCTTTCAAAAGAACGAGTAGAGAAACAAGAAGAGTGGCTAAGAGTAGCGAAAGAAAATGGGTTTACATCTATTTTTACATCACTGCACATTCCAGAAGATGATCCAAATACGTATAAAGAGTTAATTCAAATATTAGGGAAACAAGCTCTTGCACATGAAATGGAGTTAATGGTTGATGTTTCTCCAAAATCGTTACATCATTTAGGGCTAACATATGAAAATGTGGAAGAACTATTGGACTGGGGCATTACCGGTTTAAGAATGGATTACGGCATTGCGCCAAAAGAAATTGCAAGCGTATCTCATAAGATGAAAGTAGCTTTAAATGCGAGTACGATTACAAAGTCATTTTGGAAAGAGTTACTTACAGAACATATACGAGTAGAGAATGTAGAAGCGTGGCATAATTTTTACCCACGTCCAGAGACAGGACTAGCAAGGTCCTTCTTACAAAAGCAAAATCAATATTTACAGGAGTGCGGAATAAAAACGATGGCATTTATTCCAGGAGATGCGGAAAAACGTGGTCCGTTATATGAAGGGTTACCAACGTTAGAAAAACATCGCAATATGCGCCCGCTTGAAGCGTATTTAGAACTTGTTCAAGATTGTGGTGTTGATAAAGTATTGATTGGAGATATAAGCGCAAGTTTGGAAAGCATGCAAGAAGTAGCTAGTGCGAGTAGAGGGATTATTCCATTGCGTTACAAATCATTTATAACTGATAAAGAAGTATTAAAAGTGGTGGAGCAAGTGCATACAAATAGACTAGATCCGGCTCGTGATGTTATTCGATCTGTAGAATCAAGGGAAGGAAATAGAGTGATTTTACAGCCGATGCATACAATTGTAAGAAAGAAAGGCAGCATTACAATTGATAATGAATTGTACGGTAGATATGCAGGGGAGATGCAAGTTGCTACACATGATTTACCTGTAGATGAGAAAGTGAATGTTGTTGGAATGGTTGTGGAAGAGGACGTTTCTTTACTGCCTTATATTGGCGCTGGAAAAATGTTTCAATTTTTTTTATGCGATAGAATAAAAGCTTGAATTAGCGCTATTTTGTAGGAAAACATTATCCGTAAAAGGGATAATGTTTTTTGTTTTCTTTAAAAAAAGTATTTGACGAATGAAATAAAATACCGTATTGTTTTGACTTGTGAATAAAAGTTCACCATAACAAAACAAAAAGGAGAGTTCAAAATGAATCAATATATTGGGAATTTAATTATTCGTATCGTGTTAGGAGTTACGTTCTTTGCACATGGTTTAGCAAAGTTTCAATCAGGTATCGATAACGTAGCAGGATGGTTTACAAGCATCGGTTTACCAGGTGGCCTTGCATACGGCGTAGCAACTGTAGAATTAGTTGGTGGTATATTATTAATTATCGGTTTAGGTGTACGATATGTAGGATTGTTATTCGCTCTTATTTTAGCTGGAGCTATCGTAAAGGTAAATGGAGCAGCAGGTTTATTAGGAGATGGAAAGAATCCAGGATATGAATTAGATCTTGCATTATTATCAATGGGTGCGTATTTATTCGTAGTAAAAGCAGAAGGATATGTAGATCGTTTCTTAAAAGAGAAAGTAATGAAAACGAAGTAAATTTTATTTATAAATTGTTGACTTGAAGAATTATTGTAACTATAATGATTACAGCTAATGAATTACGAATGAAACAATTTAAATATTTTTTTACACAAGATGTAACTGCATTGGTTACGTCTTGTGTAAAAATAAATAAACGGGAGGAAGTAATATGCCTAAATCAAATTTAGAAATTATTCAAAGCACGTATGAAGGATCAGCTTCTTCGAATGCAAAGCATTTAGCAGAAGCCCTCTCTGAAAAAGTGGAATGGACAGAGGCAGAAGGTTTCCCGTATGGCGGAACATATAAAGGCGTAGAAGCTATAATGGAAAATGTATTTAGCCGTTTAGGATCAGAATGGGATGATTATAAAGCAAGTGTAAATACATATCATGAAGTAAACGGAAAAGATGTAATTATTGCTGAAGGTATGTATTCTGGAGTTTATAAAGAAACAGGAAAATCATTTGAAGCAGAATTTGTTCATGTATGGCAGCTTGAAAATGGAAAAATCGTGAAGTTTAAGCAGTATGTAGATAGTCATATTGTTAGGGAAGCGATGAAGAGCTAATGCTTTTTAAATGGATTGTAGGTATATGTATTACCATTATGGTAATCATCTCTTCTATAGTTGGCGGAAAGAAATTGCTTGCATATGTGGAAAAAGAAAATACAAATATTCAAACCGAGCGAGCGGCAAACGAAAAAGAGAAAAAAGCTGCAGAAGAAGCCCCGCAAATTAGTGAAGGTGAAATTATTTCTACTATGCATAAAATGGTGCATCAAAAGGTAAAATCCTCTGAAAAATGGGGATTTGTAGAGATGACAAAAAAGGAAATTTCTAATGTAAAAAGAGATATTGAAAATAGTACAGGTTTTCAATATAAAATGAAGTTATTTTCTATTATAAATAGATGGGAAAAAGGAGATTTTTCTCAAACTGTTGAGGAGCATAACTTTTTATGGAGCCTTCAAGGTGGAGATACTGGCAAGGCGACGGAACGTTTATCGCCAGAAGAGGAAAAGCAGTATATAAAAGAAATGAAGAGAAAATAAAAACATCGCCAACCCAGATGACGATGTTTTTTCATTAAGAATGTTTTCGCATTAAAGCTCTAGTTGGCTGAACAGCGACAGTTTTGAAATGAGAAAATAAATAACATCCTGTTACAACGACAATTGTTCCTAAAATTTGTATCCACGTTAATTCTTCTCCGAGGAATATGAATGCTAAAATGGCTGTGAAAATTGGATTGAAGTTTAGAAAAATACCTGATGTAGTTGCGCCTAATTTTTGTACGCCAATATTCCAAAATACCATACAAAGAACTGTCGAAATAAGCCCAGTATATAAAAGTGATGTGATGAAAGAAGTATTTATATTTGAAACAGTGAAGCTACCTATGTTAAACGGTAGTAATAAAATAACGCCGAAAATACCAGAGTACAACGTTGCCATAAGTGGTGTAGTTGTTTTTGTTGCCCATTTACTACAAACAGAATAGATTCCCCAAATACAAACTGCTGCAATCATCCATAAATCGCCACTATTAAAATGTAGTGAAAATAAAAGCGAGAAATCACCTTTTAATAGGACGAGGATAACCCCGAAGAATGAAAGAATCATGGATAGGATTTGAAGTGTATTTACTTTTTCTTTTAGAAATAATACTGAAAATAATGCGATTGAAATTGCATTCAATGTAGAGATAAGACCTACATTCGTAGCGGATGTTTTTTCTAATGCTAAAAATTGAAAGATGTTAAAAAGAGCGACCCCTGAAATTCCCATCAATATTAACGGAAGTATTGCGGTACGTGGTGGAAGGATTTTCTTTTCTTTAAACCATACCATTGGTAATAAACAAACAATCGCAATCATCCATCTTAAATTTGTCAGTGTCATCGGCGATGCATGATCGACGAGTGATTTTCCAACGACAAAATTTCCTCCCCATAATAAGCTCGTTAGTAATAGTAAAAAGACGTAAAAATAAGGCATGCTAAAATCCCCTTTTTTGTAATCAATACGAATTGTAAATAATTTTAGCATTTTTCTTTATTGTGTAATATATTCTTTTGTATAATGGTTAAAACTCGATAAAATATTTATCTATGAATGATATTTACGGAATGATATTCAGTTTTGGGTAAATTATAAGGTATTTTTTCGAATAATCATCGGTAAGAAAAAAGGGGGAATTGTAATGGAGTCGTCTGTTATTAAAGTGTTGGATGATTTGGATGTACAAATTTTAGATATATTGCAGAAGGAGTCACAAGTAAGTAATGCAGAGCTGGCACGTCGCGTTAATTTATCACCGGCTGCGATGCATGCAAGAATAAAAAGGTTAGATGGGGAAGGTTTCATCGATAAGCAAGTTGCGATTTTAAATCAAGAAAAGCTTGGATTTGATTTATTATGCTTTATTTTTATGAGTACGAATATTCATCAATTTGACAAGTTGGAAGTGTTGGAGAAAGAATTAGAATCGATGCCAGAAGTGTTAGAATGTCACTGTTTAACAGGAGAGTACGATTATTTATTAAAGGTTGCAAATCGTGATCGTAAAGAACTAGAGCAGTTTATTAGAAAGCTGAATAAGCTTGGTATTACAAGGATACAGACAAGTTTAGCACTTCGTGAAATTAAATATTCGACGGTATTGCCGATACGAAATGAGGAACCGAGCATCGATTAGATTGCTTGGTTTTTTGTTTGTATAAATTGATTGACGAGGAGAAAAGAGAGATGTATTATTATATAAAAATATGAATTAAAATTCATTTTGAGTTATAAATATTAATATCGAGGGCAAGGGGATGTAATATGAAAATCTGTAATGCGGTGACGAGTGATGTGAAAGAAATTTATAGTCTTATTGAGGTTTATGCAAAAGAGGGAGTTGTTTTACCACGTTCTCTTTTGTCTCTTTATCAATATTTGCAATGTTTATATGTTATGAAAGAAGACGAGAGAATTGTTGGAGTTGCTGGATTACATGTATTAGGGGAAGATCTTGCAGAAATACGATCGTTAGTAGTTTCGCATACATATGCAGGGAAAGGGATAGGGCGTATGCTCGTAAATCATGTAATGGAGGAAGCTACGAAAATAAATGTAAGAAGAGTAATTTCCTTAACATATGAAACAGTATTTTTTCAAAAGTGTGGATTTGCTTTTGTAAATAAAGAAACGTTGCCAGAGAAAGTATGGATTGATTGTAGACATTGCCCAAAGGTGGATTATTGTGATGAAGTGGCGATGGTGCGGTATGTTGGATGAAAAATTTATAGGGAAAAAGTTCCCACTATTATTTACATATATAGTGGGAATATATATTTCCATAAGAAATGGACAGGTTATTAAGAATTTGAATTCTTTTGTCTCACGGCAAAATTATAAAGTGGATCTTTAAGTTCATAGTTATACGTTAAACCGTCGACAATTCCTACAACTTTATCATTATCATAAAGATCGAGCATAAATTGTGCCATTTGTTTTGCAGTGTGGAATTTTGGTACAACATTATCGTATTGGAATTCATCAATATCAAATGAACGTTTCGCAAATTCTGTTTCAGTTGCAGCAGGAGCTAAAACTTTTGCTTGCAGTTTTGCGCCTTGTTCTTTCAGTTCGTGAGACAGCCCTTCTGTAAAGGCACTTACATAGAATTTCGTAGCGCAATACGTAATAGCATCAGCAACAATTGTGTATCCGCCGCCCGATGAAACGTTAATAAGCTGTGTTCCATCAACCATTGAATAATCTCGAACGAAAAGAGAAGAGAGTATTGTTAGTGCTTCTATATTGACATGCAACATCGTCTCTATTTTATTTAAATTTTGTTCAGCAATTGAGGCGAAATTACCAAAACCTGCGTTGTTAATCCACGTTTCAATTTGAAAAGCTTGTAGGCTTTCATAAAGTTTATAAACATCTTCAGTCACAGATAAATCAGTTTTTCGAATGACAACATCCAACTCAGGATGCATTTCGTTAATTTTCAATTTTAATCCGTTTAATTCTTCTTGTCTTCGAGCTACAAGTACTAAATTTTTTCCGCGAGATGCAAATGCTAAAGCTGTTTCATAACCAATTCCAGAACTTGCGCCAGTAATAACCGTGTATTTCATATAAAATCCCCCTAAATTCAAATTCATTTATGGTTAGATTGTATTTGTTAGAGTATACTCTAAGTCAAATGTTTTTTATAAATTTGATTCGGTCATAAAATATATGAGGGTAAGCATATGGAGGGAGTTTGAGTATGTACACAATTAGCGAGGTAGCAAAGTTATTAGGAGTGAGCACATATACACTACGCTATTATGAAAAGGAAAATATATTAATTGCAAATCGTGATACAAATGGAAATCGACTTTACGAAGAGTCACATATAAAGTGGTTGCAGTTTGTAATGAAATTAAAACAAACGCAAATGCCAATAGCGAAAATAAGAGAATACGCTAGACTATATACAGAAGGGGAGCATACAACAGAAGCTCGTTTACAGCTTCTAGAAGATCATAGGAAATCTATTCAGATTCAAAGAGAAAACTTAGAGGTTACAGAGAAGATGCTTGAGAATAAAATTAGTGCATACAAAAACTTATTGGAAAATAAATAGATGGTTGTTATGTGATGAAAAATGGATTTGATCTATGAGTATTTCATCATAGTGTACGGATAAATAAAAAAGAGCAGCTAGCAAAAGCTAACTGCTCCATTCAAGGGATCTCTCCAAGGGGGAGTGGAGAAAATATTATGTTACTGGCAGTATTAACAGATTATTGAGAAATATACAAATCGGATGAAAGAAATTTTAAAAAAACTTTCGGCATTGACAGTTTTTAAAATGTTCATGTACAATATATATGAATGACATTCAGTCATTTTTTATGTGACAGGATGTAGTTAGTTTAAAAATGGAACAAATACAATGGTAAATGAGGATGATAGTTGTTTTTATATAGTATTGATGAAAGAGTATATTTTTTTAAAACAAAAATGACTGATAGTCAGTCATAAGAGGTGAGAGGTATGAAAAATAGAGCTTGGTTATATGTCATATTAACATGTATCTTTGAAATTTTTTGGGTGTTTGGTTTTAATACGGCTAATACTTGGTGGCATTGGATTATTATTTTAGGAGTTATCGCTGTTGATTTTCACTTCCTTTCTAAAGCGTGTGAACATCTTGCAACCGGGACTGTATA includes:
- a CDS encoding DUF871 domain-containing protein produces the protein MIGVSIYLSKERVEKQEEWLRVAKENGFTSIFTSLHIPEDDPNTYKELIQILGKQALAHEMELMVDVSPKSLHHLGLTYENVEELLDWGITGLRMDYGIAPKEIASVSHKMKVALNASTITKSFWKELLTEHIRVENVEAWHNFYPRPETGLARSFLQKQNQYLQECGIKTMAFIPGDAEKRGPLYEGLPTLEKHRNMRPLEAYLELVQDCGVDKVLIGDISASLESMQEVASASRGIIPLRYKSFITDKEVLKVVEQVHTNRLDPARDVIRSVESREGNRVILQPMHTIVRKKGSITIDNELYGRYAGEMQVATHDLPVDEKVNVVGMVVEEDVSLLPYIGAGKMFQFFLCDRIKA
- a CDS encoding N-acetyltransferase; this translates as MKICNAVTSDVKEIYSLIEVYAKEGVVLPRSLLSLYQYLQCLYVMKEDERIVGVAGLHVLGEDLAEIRSLVVSHTYAGKGIGRMLVNHVMEEATKINVRRVISLTYETVFFQKCGFAFVNKETLPEKVWIDCRHCPKVDYCDEVAMVRYVG
- a CDS encoding MerR family transcriptional regulator, with the translated sequence MYTISEVAKLLGVSTYTLRYYEKENILIANRDTNGNRLYEESHIKWLQFVMKLKQTQMPIAKIREYARLYTEGEHTTEARLQLLEDHRKSIQIQRENLEVTEKMLENKISAYKNLLENK
- a CDS encoding Lrp/AsnC family transcriptional regulator — its product is MESSVIKVLDDLDVQILDILQKESQVSNAELARRVNLSPAAMHARIKRLDGEGFIDKQVAILNQEKLGFDLLCFIFMSTNIHQFDKLEVLEKELESMPEVLECHCLTGEYDYLLKVANRDRKELEQFIRKLNKLGITRIQTSLALREIKYSTVLPIRNEEPSID
- a CDS encoding DMT family transporter, translating into MPYFYVFLLLLTSLLWGGNFVVGKSLVDHASPMTLTNLRWMIAIVCLLPMVWFKEKKILPPRTAILPLILMGISGVALFNIFQFLALEKTSATNVGLISTLNAISIALFSVLFLKEKVNTLQILSMILSFFGVILVLLKGDFSLLFSLHFNSGDLWMIAAVCIWGIYSVCSKWATKTTTPLMATLYSGIFGVILLLPFNIGSFTVSNINTSFITSLLYTGLISTVLCMVFWNIGVQKLGATTSGIFLNFNPIFTAILAFIFLGEELTWIQILGTIVVVTGCYLFSHFKTVAVQPTRALMRKHS
- a CDS encoding DoxX family protein yields the protein MNQYIGNLIIRIVLGVTFFAHGLAKFQSGIDNVAGWFTSIGLPGGLAYGVATVELVGGILLIIGLGVRYVGLLFALILAGAIVKVNGAAGLLGDGKNPGYELDLALLSMGAYLFVVKAEGYVDRFLKEKVMKTK
- the murQ gene encoding N-acetylmuramic acid 6-phosphate etherase is translated as MLENLSTEHRNEKTMNLDEMSIKEVLQSMNEEDRTVALAVEKEIEQIEKVVQTVIKSFEEEGRLIYIGAGTSGRLGILDAVECPPTFGTDDKMVQGFIAGGLKAFTKAVEGAEDREELAEEDLKSIGLNEKDTVIGIAASGRTPYVIGGLKYAQSVGASTASISCNKNAEISKYAKLNVEVETGAEILTGSTRLKAGTAQKLVLNMISTASMIGVGKVYKNLMVDVQSTNEKLVERSKRIIVEATGASYEVAAEYYEKAERNVKAAIVMVLLQCEYGEALEKLKYAKGFVKKAL
- a CDS encoding DMT family transporter codes for the protein MKNRAWLYVILTCIFEIFWVFGFNTANTWWHWIIILGVIAVDFHFLSKACEHLATGTVYAVFAGAGTVGTFLMDVFLFGGSFSVGKLFFIVMVVAGVIGLKLADNKEETVEGAA
- a CDS encoding SDR family NAD(P)-dependent oxidoreductase, with the protein product MKYTVITGASSGIGYETALAFASRGKNLVLVARRQEELNGLKLKINEMHPELDVVIRKTDLSVTEDVYKLYESLQAFQIETWINNAGFGNFASIAEQNLNKIETMLHVNIEALTILSSLFVRDYSMVDGTQLINVSSGGGYTIVADAITYCATKFYVSAFTEGLSHELKEQGAKLQAKVLAPAATETEFAKRSFDIDEFQYDNVVPKFHTAKQMAQFMLDLYDNDKVVGIVDGLTYNYELKDPLYNFAVRQKNSNS
- a CDS encoding nuclear transport factor 2 family protein; translation: MPKSNLEIIQSTYEGSASSNAKHLAEALSEKVEWTEAEGFPYGGTYKGVEAIMENVFSRLGSEWDDYKASVNTYHEVNGKDVIIAEGMYSGVYKETGKSFEAEFVHVWQLENGKIVKFKQYVDSHIVREAMKS
- a CDS encoding PTS transporter subunit EIIC, which encodes MKKEERMAKEISEQLGGIKNIRSIAHCMTRLRLTLHDESKVNMDLLKKVEGVMGVIEDETLQVVVGPGTVNKVAAKMEGLTGLRIGEVADHHLEDIGQEMKSEIKKKNNTPVKNFLRKIGSIFIPLIPGLVASGIINGVANFAKNAGADPNATWLQMLLLIGGGIFTFLGILVGWNTAKEFGGTPVLGAIAGILIFNPAMANVKLFGEALVPGRGGLFAVIFAAWLMVVVERQVRKAVPNAVDIIVTPLITVLVVSIVTMLAIQPLAGFLSDGITSGINAILNIGGAFAGAVLAGTFLPLVMVGLHHGLTPIHMEFINQTHVTPLLPVLAMAGAGQVGAAIAIYVKTKNKRLRNVIKGGLPVGFLGIGEPLLYGVTLPLGKPFITACLGAAVGGAFQAVMQTASLGIGVSGLSLIPLIADNKYLLYFLGLVIAYAFGFIFTYFFGFKEEMAENI
- a CDS encoding PRK06770 family protein — protein: MLFKWIVGICITIMVIISSIVGGKKLLAYVEKENTNIQTERAANEKEKKAAEEAPQISEGEIISTMHKMVHQKVKSSEKWGFVEMTKKEISNVKRDIENSTGFQYKMKLFSIINRWEKGDFSQTVEEHNFLWSLQGGDTGKATERLSPEEEKQYIKEMKRK
- a CDS encoding MurR/RpiR family transcriptional regulator, yielding MKASTLLFKIESNMDQFSPAEKKVAMYIMENAEIVPNLTTKEVSTNAGASEASVVRFCKSIGIGSFKAFKIALVRELTIADYNINDFSVMNTEDGPYDLFNKVTYVNKAAIEASVTAIDKKELEKAADRIVNAGKIIFYGVGGSATPAMDGAYKFTRLGFTAMMLSDFHMMLPLVTNLKEGDIFVAISTSGRTRDVLEMAQYAKRQGATVIGITKLDQSSPLYKEVDIRLCMPDVEQDHRIASIASRMTQLNMIDALYVITFNRIGNKVLDQFMETREEALRLRKLK